The genomic window CACGATTCGCTCTAAGTAATCCTGTAGAGCCACTTCCTCCACATTTAACTCAATGTACCCTGCTTCCATCCGGGCTAAATCTAATAATTCATTGACTAGCCGTCCCATTCGTAACGACTCATCGTAAATAATTTGTGCCACTTCTTTTTGTTCCTTTTCCGTCGACGTTACACCATCGACGATTGCTTCACTATACCCTTGTAGCATGGATATCGGTGTTCGTAACTCGTGCGAAACGTTCGCGATAAAATCTTTACGTAGCTTATCGTGTCGCCGCTCTTCTGTTACATCTCGCACAACCGCTACGGCACCTCGAATATAGTGGCCTTCATATAGTGGCGCCATTAAAATAGCCATGCTCCGTCCTTGAACCGTTTTTTCAAGCAATTCTTCATGCTCTTGTTCAACAACGCGCTCGAAAAGAGGACGTAATTGTGTCGGCACTTTCACTTTTGCCCCTAGGTCCGTCTCGCCTTCTTCATACAGCATCATTTGAATGACATGATCAGCTTGAGGATTTGTAATTCGAATTAATCCGTGCTTATCAAACGTAATGACGCCATCAGCCATACTTAATAAAATTCTTGATAGCTGTTCCTTTTCCTGATTTAGTTCAGAAATGTTGCGATTAAGCTCTCTACGCATCCGATTAAAGGCAATGGCAAGCTGACCAATTTCATCTTGAGTTAAGATTGGCACTTTTGTATGGAACTTCCCTTGAGCTACTTCTAATGCAGCTTGCCTCATAATTCGAATCGGTGCTGTAATGCGTGATGATAAGAAAAAGGCAAAGATCGTCGTTAAAATTAGCGCAATACCGGCGGATAAATAAATGAGTGTACGTGTTTCAGATGCCGCTTCTTCAATCGCAGATAAAGGCTGATAAAGAAAAATCATCGCGTCTAATTCATCTGTTTGTACCGGTGCGCCTAAAATAATCATTTCTGTTTTGTCATGATCGTCTCCAGCAAGTGAATAACTTTCAGTTTCAATTAAACGTTCATCAAAAGAAGACCAACCCTCAATTAATTCAGATGCAATCATCTCACCTTCGCGACCCGCTGCCGTACTCCATACACCTGTTTGACTATCTACGAGCAATAGATTAACTGAAAACTCTTGACTGATCGTTTCTAGATACTCGAACGATCCATCAAGACCGTCATGACTTTCCAACGTAGAAATAGCCATATTTGCATAGCTATTTAGCCTCGTTTCAGCCTCTTCAATAGTATTACTTTCAGTAAAGCGAAGCATCATGACCATTAAAACAGTTAAGACGACAGTGACGAGCAAAAGAATGGTTAACCAAAGCTTCCCTACTACACTTTGCCAGAGCATTAGCCGCTAACTGCCTCGAATTTGTAACCGACACCCCAAACCGTTGATATAATCGCCGAAACTTCTGGTGAAACTCGATTCAACTTTTCGCGTAGTCGTTTAATGTGCGTATCGACCGTTCGCAAATCGCCAAAAAATTCATAGTTCCAGACATCCTTCAGTAACTGTTCCCGTGAGAATACTTTGTCTGGAGATTGCGCCAAATAATAGAGCAACTCATACTCTTTTGGTGTTAAATTAATTTCTTGTTGATTAACACTCACACGATGGGCATCGTTATCAATCGTTAACGGTCCAAAAACAAGTAAGTCCTTTGTTTGCGTATCTGCTTGCACAAACTGAGTAGCAGATGCTCGTCTTAGCATCGCTTTTACTCGCAGCACAACTTCCCGCGGACTAAATGGTTTAACAATATAATCATCCGCGCCTACTTCAAATCCTTGTACACGATTTGCTTCTTCTCCCTTTGCTGTTAGCATCATAACAGGAGTAGCTTTTGTTAGTCGGAGTTGTTGGCACATTTCAATTCCATCCATACCAGGCATCATCACATCAAGCAAAATTAAATCATAATCGACTTCAAGTGCTTTAGTGAGTGCTTCTTCACCATTTGTCGCTTCATCTATTTGATAGTCTTCTCTTTCAAGATACATTTTTAACAATCGTCGAATACGATCTTCATCATCCACAACTAAAATACTCGGTTGATAATCCATTATAGACCTCCTATATACCTATCTTTATTCATTATGAACATGCTGGAGCCGTTTTAGTATACCTGTCCCCTTTAGTCTACCATGGTTGAAAAACAAATCGCCAATCTTGAAGCGCTGTTTTCCACAAAAAAAGAATTGTTACAAATCATTTGTAACAATTCCGTCATCATTCGTTTTCTTAAGAAGCGTAGGAATGTAACCCAGCAATAACTAAGTTTACAAAAACGAGATTGAACATAATAATAGCGAAACCAATAACGCAAAGCCAAGCCGATTTTTCTCCGTGCCAGCCTTTGTTTAAGCGTAAATGAAGATAGGCTGCATAGAACAAAAACGTAATTAATGCCCATACTTCTTTTGGATCCCAACCCCAAAAACGTGACCAAGCGATTTGTGCCCAGATCATAGCAAAAATTAACCCTCCAAGAGCGAAGACTGGGAATCCAATAGCAATGGCACGATAGCTAAATTCATCTAATGTTAAAGGGTTTGTTACTTTCAATAACGGTTGGATCGCTAAACTAATACGTTTACGAATAAGGAGACGAATCACCCAGTAAAGTATGGCACCAATGGCAAACGCCCAAATTAACGTGTTTAAATCACTTGCTTCGATATTTCCTGGTACAGCAAAGAATGGATCCATTCCATTTTCTGTCTGGCTTTCCCATTGATTTGGTCCCACAATCGGTGGTACTTCGTATACCATCGTTGCTTCTTGTTCATTTTCATCTACATAGCTAAACGTTACTTCATAATCCGCCGCAGCAAAACCGTGCGCCACAAGGGAATGAGCAATTACACATAGTAGCCCGTACATCATGAGCTCAATAATACGAGGCTTCCAACTTTTTTGTTTTAAGTCAAGTGTCCGAATTAAATAGGCTAATCCTGCGGCAAACCCGATTGCAAGCAACCCTTGTCCAATTGCAGTTGTAATAATATGTAACTTTAACATGAGTGGCATTTGCAATGATGGTACAAGCGGCGCAACAGCTGTTGAAAAGGTTGACGCATAAACAATGAGCAGCATCACAGTTGGCATTGTAAACAACCCAACTACATCGGCACGAGCTGGATAGATAAAATAAATAATACAAAACGCTAGGGAAATGGCAATAGCTAGCGCTGTCATATATTCGAACATATTACTTACTGGTGCATGACCAGAAACCGACCATCTAGCAAAAAAGTAGCCGAGAGAAAGCGCTAAACCAAGTAAGGAAAACGCCAGACCCCATTTGCTTGCTTTTGTTTGCTTATGCTCTTGTTCTTTACGTTGTTTCGCTAGTGATAGAGCAAAGAAAACCGTTGCCGTTAAAAAAGCAAAAAAAGCAAATAGCAATAAATTAAAACTTAGATTAAGCATGTTTATCTCCTTTTTGCCCCGAAACGTCCGCTGAACCTTTTGATTCCTTTTGTTCTTCTTGATCAATCGGGGTGAACAAGTTCGTATCTTCAAGACTTTCACTTAGTTCTTTTTGAAAAGAAAGCCAGTTTCGATTCGTATGACCTGCAATCCACACTTTTCCATCTGTTTGCTGAATCCAAACACGGCGATGTGCCCAATAGGAGCCTTGAACAAGACCAATAATAAAAATACTACCACCTGCAATTAAAAGAGGTAACGTTTGATCTTTTCGTACCGTTAAAATACTAACATTTGCTAATTCCACATCAACAAACGTCATTTTGTACTCGTTTTCCTGGAGCGGTTCTAAGTTTTGCTGAATGCCAACAACACTTGTCTCTCCTTCAGGCGTGTCAGGCGTTGTCATTTCAAAAATGAAATACGGATTGTCAGGAATATTATTTCGCGTTGATGGCTCATTATTTGAGTTCATATAAAAATTAGGGAAATAGTTTACGAGTCGTACCTCGTAACCGTCGCCTAAATCATAAGTACCTTCTGGATTAATGAGGTTAATGGTTAACTCGCCAAACGTTTCGTTTGTTTCTTTATGCTCCAATGTAAACGTCATTTCGTGCAGCTCATTTTCACGATAGTCCGTTTGATAAAGTGAAAAGGAATCAAATTTTAATGGGTCATTTACAAGGATGTTTTTTTCGTCTACTTTTTCAATGGAATCGTCCCCAAGAATACCAGAACGCTTGTATAGCACTGCGTCTGTCATAAATGATTCTGTCACAAGCGCATTACCGTCAGCGAACGCATCTTGGAATCGATCATCTTCAGGATCATAATAGTCAATTGAAAAGCCGCGGTTTTCCACGAGATACTCAGACGCCTCAGGAACAGGGGCACGCTCTCCTTCACGAATCCACATCGTTGTATCCACATACATGCCAGGTAAATAGCGCATTAAGCAACCTGCTAAAAACAAAATTAAGCCAACGTGATTGACGTAAGGACCCCAGCGAGCAAACCGATTCTTTTCTGCTAATAGATTTCCGTTTTCTTCTCGAATGGTATAACGCTTTTTCTTTAACTGTGAAGTCACTTTTTTTAAATCCACTGAGGTTGACTCTGCCGCTTTAGTAGCGGCAAATAACCGCTGCCGTGTCATAAAATGAGGGTGACGCGTTACTCGCTGAGCTTTTAACGCTTTGTACAACGGGATACCGCGGTCAAAACTAGCCACTACAATTGAAACAGCTAAAGCAACAATTAAAGCTATGTACCACCAAGAACTATAAAGTTCGTTTAAACCTAAATTATAATAGAGTAGGCCAATTGATCCATATTCTCGTTCATAAAAGGTTGCAGCATCTTCTATACCAGGACGAAGATTTTCCTGTGGAAACAACGTCCCTACTGCTGAGGCTACAAGAAGAATGATAATAATCCATATCCCAACTTTTACCGATGAAAAAAATGCCCAAACTTGATCCAGTATGGTTCGCCTTTGTTTTTTCGAACGGATTGCTGCTCCTTCATAGCGCATGTTAACGCCTTCCGATTTTGCCTCTTCTGTTAGCGGTTTTCCGCAAGCCGCGCACATGTCTGTTCCTTCTTTATGAACATGACCGCATTCACACGTTCTAAGTTTGTCTTTCATTCCTTCACCCCCGTCTTACCCCTCGGGTACTACCTTTTCAAAAAACTCCCTCACCATTGCTTCTGTCATTTCACCTTGATAATAGTGCTGCACTTCACCATGTTCATCTATGACAAGTGTTGCTGGCAAAGGTCGGATACCATAAGCTCTAGTGACCTCTTGCCTTCTGTCAATAGCAATTGGAAACGAAAGCTGGTGACGAGACACAAATGTATCGACTGTTAACTCAGACTCGTCCACATTTATGGCAATCATTTCAACATCGTCTTTATAGTCTTCATATACATTTTCAATGTGAGGCATTTCTCGTTCACATGGTTCACAATAAGTGGCCCAAAAATTAACAAAGACCCCTTTTCCTTCTTGCTGCGCCATTTCAAAACGGTTATCGTTTAAGTCGCGCAATGCAAAGTTTTCAGCTTGATCTCCGGCGCGAACGACCCCATCGTTCGATTGAGAATTGGCATAAAATGTATAGCCAACTGCACCCGCAATGACTAGCAAAATCATTAGTCGAGTTATTGAACGCTTTCTTTTACTCAACGGATGCGCCCCCTTTCCATTTGTGAACGTTTTCGTACAGTTCCATTATAACGTGGGACTGAAATGAATTGACATTTTTTTATGACGGTTTCGTGACAGCCATTTCTTTTAAATGTTTTATTTCCATTGGTTTAATGACTCGGTATTCACCTGAATTCATGTTACCTAATGTTAAAAAACCAAACCGTTCTCGTTTTAACTTGTCAACTTGATAGCCAAGGGCTTCTATCATTCTACGTATTTGTCGATTCTTTCCCTCATGAATAATAATACGGATGATCGCAGTATTTTTTTTACGATCACTTGATAGCATTTTTACTTTTGCAGGAGCTGTCAGACCGTCTTCTAGCTTTATGCCTGTTTCAAGCTGTTTTAACTCTTTTCGATCAGGTATGCCTTTAACTTTCACAACATATTCCTTTTCAATTTTAAATTTTGGGTGCATTAATAAATTGGCAAATTCGCCGTCGTTTGTTAATAGCAATAACCCTGATGTGTCATAATCCAAACGACCAACAGGGTATATACGTTGGGATACATCAATTAAATCCGTTACCTTTTTTCGTCCTTTCTCATCGTTTGATGTGGAGATAACACCAGTTGGTTTATAAAGTAAATAATAAACAGGTTCTTCTTTGTCCAGGGGAACACCGTCTACTTCAACTCGATCTTTATTTGGATTTACTTTCACACCTAATTCTGTGACCTTCTTGCCGTTCACTTGTACTCGGCCAGCCGTAATATACTCTTCTGCTTTTCGTCTTGATGTCACGCCTGCTTGAGCAATGACTTTCTGTAATCGTTCCATCTTTCTCACCTCTTGCATCATCATAACGACTTTTCTTTACTGTTACAAGTAGCTGGTAAAAGAATACGCCTTCAAAAAACAAAAAACGCGTTAGATAGAAGCCTCCTTGCAAGCTTCCTTCAAACACGTTTCATCTAAATATTACGACCCAAAAATGAGACTAACAATAAAAATAGCAGCAATGATGCCTACTAAATCTGCAAGTAAACCTACTTTTAATGCATCTCCCATCTTTTTAATGCCTACTGCTCCAAAATAAACCGTCAGGATATAAAAAGTCGTATCTGTACTCCCTTGTAAGGTTGCAGCGAGTCGACCAATATAAGAGTCAGGCCCGTGTACTGCAGTTAAATCTGTCATTAACCCTAGTGCACCTGTGCCAGAAATCGGTCGCAATAAAGCTAAAGGAACAATATCAGCAGGGACGCCAAACCAAGAAAGGAATGGTGCCATCCCTGAAACGAGGGCTTCCATTGCCCCAGAAGCGCGAAATACATAGATGGCAACAAGCATGCCCACAAGATAAGGAATAATCGACACTGACATCCCAAATCCCTCTTTTGCCCCTGAAACAAATGTTTCGTAAGTAGGAACTCTTCGTATTGTTGCAACGAGAATAACCGTACCAATAAGTACAGGGATCATCCAGACCGATAGCGCCGTTAACCATTCCATTAAGAGGACCGCTCCTTTCGACTACGCAAGTAATAGAAGAAACGATCGATACAAATTGCGCCAATCATAGCGCAGCCTGAAGCGAAGATGGTTGTACTAACGATATCCGTCGGCGCTTCAGATTCATACGACATCCGAATGGAGATGACGGTCGTAGGAACAAGTGTTAGACATGCCGTATTAAGAGCCAAAAGCGTAATCATTGAACGACTCGCTTCGTCCTTTCCCCCATTCAGTCGTTTCAATTCTTCCATCGCTTTTATCCCCATCGGTGTGGCCGCATTTCCTAAACCAAATACATTTGCAGTTAAATTCGATAAAATATAGCCCATTGCTGGATGATCCTTTGGTACTTCCGGAAACACTCTCCGGGCAAGTGGATGGACGAGCTTGGCTAATTGCTTAAGAATACCTGCTGTTTCCGCTACTTTCATTAACCCTAGCCAAAAAGTTAGAACACTTATTAGACCGATACAAATAGCAACAGCTTCTTTTGCACCTGTAAAAACTCCTTCGGTTACCTCACTCATCGTGCCATTTAGCGCTGCATACACTAAGCCTATGAGTAACATTCCTGCCCAAATATAGTTAATCACGTAGAACCAGCTCCAATAACAATCGTGAACAATTGTCGAATGGTTTGCCAAAACGAACGCTTCTCTTCTTTCTCACCTTCTTCATAGTAGAGAGGAGTACTTTCTAACTCTTCTCCATTCGCAACAAACACCATTTTCCCTACAGGATGTTTAAGGTCTTCATTTGTAAACCCTTGTTCAGGAGGTGCTTTTAGTTCAATTTTGGGCTTTATCGCTGTTTTTTCATTTTCACTCAATGGATAGACGAGTTCATGTTTGACCGTTAGATGATCTTCATAAAATTCATCTGCTGTTACATCAAGCGGACCTGCTTCAATCAATGTGTGTAGCGTAAATTGCTTAAAACCCCAGTTGAATAAATTCATGTGGTCGTCCCAATCGTTTGGATCATTAAGTGTAACCGTAATTAAGTTAAGTCCATCTTTACTAGCCGTGGAGACAAGGGTACGTTTTGCAAGCTTCGTATAGCCTGTTTTCCCTCCTGTTGAATAGTCGTATTTCTCTGTTAACAAACGATTTTTATTATGAAATACACGGACATTTTCACCTTGGGAGCGGTATTTTTTTGTGGACGAGATCGTTTGAAACGTTTCATTCGTCATCGCATACTGAGTTAATATCGCCATATCATAGGCGCTAGACAAATGATCGTCATGGGTGTCTAATCCATGTGGATTACGAAAAAGTGTATTTGACATACCAATTTCTTTTGCTTTTTCATTCATTAAATAAACAAAGCCATCTACACTACCACCAACATGCTCGGCAATCGCGATTGCCGCATCATTCCCACTTCTCATCATTAAGCCATAAACTAAATCCTCTAGTTTCATTTTTTCCCCTGATACTAAATAGAGAGAAGATCCTTCTGTTCCTTCTGCATGTTTTGACACGAGAACAGTCTCATCTAATTTCCCAGATTCGATCGCCAAAATCGCCGTCATGATTTTCGTGATACTGGCTATTTTTAATGGCTGGTGTTCATTTTTACCATATAGGACACGTCCTGATTCTTGTTCCATTAAGATCGCAGCCTGTCCGGATATAGGGAATGTCACTTGTTCTTTTCCATACATGCTGTTTATCGGTAAGTAAAGTAAAAAGCACCAAATGAATAGGCATACCGTTCCTTTTTTTATCATGAGTCCGCTCAACTCCCGCACAGTTTATATAGAAATTTATGCGGCCAAGCCTTAATTATGACAAGCATCTTTATACTGAGCACACCAAATCATTAAGCTACTCTCCCTGTTTAACTCGATGTTTACGCCTAAAACACTTTATCATGACCCATTGGAACAAAACCTAAAAAAGGCTAGGTCAAATAGTTTGAATAGAACCATTTGGACTAGCCTATGGGTACCATTACCCTTTTGGTTTAAAAACAAGCGCAGCGATAAAGCCAAAAATAATGGCTGCAGAAATACCGGCACTCGTTATTTCAAAAATGCCTGTGATGATCCCAATAAGACCAACTTGATTCGCCTCTTCCATTGCACCTTGAACGAGGGAATTAC from Shouchella hunanensis includes these protein-coding regions:
- a CDS encoding D-alanyl-D-alanine carboxypeptidase family protein, with amino-acid sequence MIKKGTVCLFIWCFLLYLPINSMYGKEQVTFPISGQAAILMEQESGRVLYGKNEHQPLKIASITKIMTAILAIESGKLDETVLVSKHAEGTEGSSLYLVSGEKMKLEDLVYGLMMRSGNDAAIAIAEHVGGSVDGFVYLMNEKAKEIGMSNTLFRNPHGLDTHDDHLSSAYDMAILTQYAMTNETFQTISSTKKYRSQGENVRVFHNKNRLLTEKYDYSTGGKTGYTKLAKRTLVSTASKDGLNLITVTLNDPNDWDDHMNLFNWGFKQFTLHTLIEAGPLDVTADEFYEDHLTVKHELVYPLSENEKTAIKPKIELKAPPEQGFTNEDLKHPVGKMVFVANGEELESTPLYYEEGEKEEKRSFWQTIRQLFTIVIGAGST
- a CDS encoding response regulator transcription factor, producing the protein MDYQPSILVVDDEDRIRRLLKMYLEREDYQIDEATNGEEALTKALEVDYDLILLDVMMPGMDGIEMCQQLRLTKATPVMMLTAKGEEANRVQGFEVGADDYIVKPFSPREVVLRVKAMLRRASATQFVQADTQTKDLLVFGPLTIDNDAHRVSVNQQEINLTPKEYELLYYLAQSPDKVFSREQLLKDVWNYEFFGDLRTVDTHIKRLREKLNRVSPEVSAIISTVWGVGYKFEAVSG
- a CDS encoding ATP-binding protein, yielding MLWQSVVGKLWLTILLLVTVVLTVLMVMMLRFTESNTIEEAETRLNSYANMAISTLESHDGLDGSFEYLETISQEFSVNLLLVDSQTGVWSTAAGREGEMIASELIEGWSSFDERLIETESYSLAGDDHDKTEMIILGAPVQTDELDAMIFLYQPLSAIEEAASETRTLIYLSAGIALILTTIFAFFLSSRITAPIRIMRQAALEVAQGKFHTKVPILTQDEIGQLAIAFNRMRRELNRNISELNQEKEQLSRILLSMADGVITFDKHGLIRITNPQADHVIQMMLYEEGETDLGAKVKVPTQLRPLFERVVEQEHEELLEKTVQGRSMAILMAPLYEGHYIRGAVAVVRDVTEERRHDKLRKDFIANVSHELRTPISMLQGYSEAIVDGVTSTEKEQKEVAQIIYDESLRMGRLVNELLDLARMEAGYIELNVEEVALQDYLERIVRKFSSYVKSEEIDIQLLNEQKDTTALFDPDRIEQVLTNLIHNAIRHTEKGGYVNLSYERDEKANVFSVHDSGSGIPEEDLPYVFERFYKADKARTRQRGGTGLGLAIAKNIVEAHGGSISVQSKVGEGTVFRFTIPRKMNRDGE
- the resA gene encoding thiol-disulfide oxidoreductase ResA is translated as MSKRKRSITRLMILLVIAGAVGYTFYANSQSNDGVVRAGDQAENFALRDLNDNRFEMAQQEGKGVFVNFWATYCEPCEREMPHIENVYEDYKDDVEMIAINVDESELTVDTFVSRHQLSFPIAIDRRQEVTRAYGIRPLPATLVIDEHGEVQHYYQGEMTEAMVREFFEKVVPEG
- the resB gene encoding cytochrome c biogenesis protein ResB, translated to MKDKLRTCECGHVHKEGTDMCAACGKPLTEEAKSEGVNMRYEGAAIRSKKQRRTILDQVWAFFSSVKVGIWIIIILLVASAVGTLFPQENLRPGIEDAATFYEREYGSIGLLYYNLGLNELYSSWWYIALIVALAVSIVVASFDRGIPLYKALKAQRVTRHPHFMTRQRLFAATKAAESTSVDLKKVTSQLKKKRYTIREENGNLLAEKNRFARWGPYVNHVGLILFLAGCLMRYLPGMYVDTTMWIREGERAPVPEASEYLVENRGFSIDYYDPEDDRFQDAFADGNALVTESFMTDAVLYKRSGILGDDSIEKVDEKNILVNDPLKFDSFSLYQTDYRENELHEMTFTLEHKETNETFGELTINLINPEGTYDLGDGYEVRLVNYFPNFYMNSNNEPSTRNNIPDNPYFIFEMTTPDTPEGETSVVGIQQNLEPLQENEYKMTFVDVELANVSILTVRKDQTLPLLIAGGSIFIIGLVQGSYWAHRRVWIQQTDGKVWIAGHTNRNWLSFQKELSESLEDTNLFTPIDQEEQKESKGSADVSGQKGDKHA
- a CDS encoding spore maturation protein, with the translated sequence MEWLTALSVWMIPVLIGTVILVATIRRVPTYETFVSGAKEGFGMSVSIIPYLVGMLVAIYVFRASGAMEALVSGMAPFLSWFGVPADIVPLALLRPISGTGALGLMTDLTAVHGPDSYIGRLAATLQGSTDTTFYILTVYFGAVGIKKMGDALKVGLLADLVGIIAAIFIVSLIFGS
- the ccsB gene encoding c-type cytochrome biogenesis protein CcsB — encoded protein: MLNLSFNLLLFAFFAFLTATVFFALSLAKQRKEQEHKQTKASKWGLAFSLLGLALSLGYFFARWSVSGHAPVSNMFEYMTALAIAISLAFCIIYFIYPARADVVGLFTMPTVMLLIVYASTFSTAVAPLVPSLQMPLMLKLHIITTAIGQGLLAIGFAAGLAYLIRTLDLKQKSWKPRIIELMMYGLLCVIAHSLVAHGFAAADYEVTFSYVDENEQEATMVYEVPPIVGPNQWESQTENGMDPFFAVPGNIEASDLNTLIWAFAIGAILYWVIRLLIRKRISLAIQPLLKVTNPLTLDEFSYRAIAIGFPVFALGGLIFAMIWAQIAWSRFWGWDPKEVWALITFLFYAAYLHLRLNKGWHGEKSAWLCVIGFAIIMFNLVFVNLVIAGLHSYAS
- a CDS encoding pseudouridine synthase, encoding MERLQKVIAQAGVTSRRKAEEYITAGRVQVNGKKVTELGVKVNPNKDRVEVDGVPLDKEEPVYYLLYKPTGVISTSNDEKGRKKVTDLIDVSQRIYPVGRLDYDTSGLLLLTNDGEFANLLMHPKFKIEKEYVVKVKGIPDRKELKQLETGIKLEDGLTAPAKVKMLSSDRKKNTAIIRIIIHEGKNRQIRRMIEALGYQVDKLKRERFGFLTLGNMNSGEYRVIKPMEIKHLKEMAVTKPS
- a CDS encoding nucleoside recognition domain-containing protein codes for the protein MLLIGLVYAALNGTMSEVTEGVFTGAKEAVAICIGLISVLTFWLGLMKVAETAGILKQLAKLVHPLARRVFPEVPKDHPAMGYILSNLTANVFGLGNAATPMGIKAMEELKRLNGGKDEASRSMITLLALNTACLTLVPTTVISIRMSYESEAPTDIVSTTIFASGCAMIGAICIDRFFYYLRSRKERSS